In bacterium, a single window of DNA contains:
- the tpiA gene encoding Triosephosphate isomerase, producing MRTPVYVANWKMFHSLETADAWLSWWHQHPLAGLPDSCAIVLCPPAPLIYPLYAELQRWHETTLRLGGQTLHSSFKGAFTGDISGVALWSVGAQAVIIGHSERRRHHHETDSQIGDMVQQAFLCGLMPIVCIGETLEDRDAGETVDVLTRQLAGALGHLTAAVLESRQGDPDLPPLVVAYEPVWAIGSGKAATATLADEALQIVLSWLIAHFGEAAAERMALLYGGSVTPSNVGTFTALESCDGVLVGGASLEPADFQGIVLAGLMGQGYGVSVQPLSLHITGDNLT from the coding sequence ATGCGTACGCCGGTCTACGTCGCCAACTGGAAGATGTTCCACAGCCTCGAAACGGCGGATGCCTGGCTCTCCTGGTGGCACCAGCATCCCCTGGCAGGTCTGCCTGATTCCTGCGCCATCGTACTCTGCCCCCCGGCACCGCTGATCTATCCCCTCTATGCCGAGTTGCAGCGCTGGCACGAGACCACCCTCCGGTTGGGTGGCCAGACGTTGCATTCCAGCTTTAAGGGAGCGTTCACCGGCGATATCAGCGGCGTCGCACTCTGGAGCGTGGGAGCGCAGGCGGTCATCATCGGGCACTCGGAGCGTCGACGACATCACCATGAAACCGATTCCCAGATTGGCGACATGGTCCAGCAGGCCTTCCTCTGCGGGCTCATGCCCATCGTATGTATCGGCGAAACCCTGGAAGATCGCGATGCCGGAGAGACAGTCGATGTACTTACCCGTCAGCTGGCAGGTGCGCTGGGGCATTTGACCGCCGCTGTGCTGGAGAGCCGGCAGGGCGATCCCGACCTGCCACCACTGGTTGTGGCCTATGAGCCAGTCTGGGCGATTGGCTCGGGCAAAGCAGCGACCGCGACGCTGGCCGACGAAGCCCTGCAGATTGTGTTGAGCTGGCTGATCGCGCATTTCGGAGAAGCGGCAGCGGAGCGGATGGCGCTCCTCTATGGGGGGAGCGTGACGCCCTCCAATGTCGGGACCTTCACGGCCCTCGAATCCTGTGATGGTGTCCTGGTGGGAGGCGCCAGCCTTGAACCCGCTGACTTCCAGGGCATCGTCCTGGCAGGACTCATGGGGCAGGGCTACGGCGTCAGCGTCCAGCCCCTCAGCCTCCATATCACTGGCGACAACCTCACATGA